From the Gramella sp. Hel_I_59 genome, one window contains:
- a CDS encoding CPBP family intramembrane glutamic endopeptidase produces MRELYYDVYNWIKHPDEVRLTLSSGEKIKIVSKILILELFVGLLFLGLIYLIDSYVLNLDMPLDDSHLILIFLLMVVIAPMIEEFIFRFPLKYKRNYLLKFINYLSRGWLKDRWGSFFKYFLYLSVIVFGMIHLPNYNNSETLFFIISPILVGSQLIGGVFLSYTRIKLGFIWSILQHSAFNLVILLFGLIISHNQIITEESNEDFSIKIIEQAYVDKNETYYKSKFNEDTIFYIEANDISLSSFIDSLKIKEFHQFEDKWVDVKINSSNGMMRKELETFLRKTIKPEE; encoded by the coding sequence ATGAGAGAACTTTATTATGATGTATATAACTGGATAAAGCATCCGGATGAGGTAAGATTAACTCTAAGTTCAGGAGAAAAAATAAAAATAGTCTCAAAAATATTAATCTTAGAATTATTTGTAGGGCTACTATTTCTAGGACTAATTTACCTTATAGATTCTTATGTTTTAAATCTGGATATGCCATTGGATGATTCTCATTTAATACTGATCTTCTTATTAATGGTTGTGATAGCTCCCATGATTGAAGAATTCATATTCAGATTCCCTCTAAAATATAAAAGAAATTATTTACTAAAATTTATAAACTATTTATCTAGAGGATGGCTAAAAGATAGGTGGGGTTCATTTTTTAAGTATTTTTTATACCTGTCAGTTATAGTATTTGGAATGATTCACTTACCAAATTATAATAATAGCGAGACTTTATTTTTTATTATATCACCAATTTTAGTGGGTAGTCAATTAATTGGAGGTGTTTTTTTGAGTTATACTAGAATAAAATTGGGCTTTATTTGGTCAATTCTCCAACATTCTGCCTTCAATTTAGTTATTTTACTATTTGGATTAATTATTTCCCACAACCAAATTATTACAGAAGAATCTAATGAAGACTTTTCAATAAAAATTATTGAACAAGCATATGTGGACAAGAATGAAACGTACTATAAAAGCAAATTTAATGAAGATACAATATTCTATATTGAAGCAAATGATATCAGTTTATCCAGCTTTATAGACTCCTTAAAAATAAAAGAGTTTCACCAATTTGAAGATAAATGGGTTGATGTTAAAATAAATAGTTCAAATGGGATGATGAGAAAGGAATTAGAAACCTTCTTGAGGAAAACAATTAAACCTGAGGAATAA
- a CDS encoding type ISP restriction/modification enzyme — MNFFLDPNKISRVKSIIENFYSQTPKGISSPKQLAEVLAIRARFLRDFLNQELERQEVEHTEGRLYGLYKTFKKNIFSELSTKEFSDAFSQTLVYGLFLSKLNADTNVINLYNAKKYILPAFGLISELVDFLDVLEKREYKDSKWIVEEILSVMNTLNLAKIIKNLSYEKFRTSNLFDESNISYKDPYIYFYEHFLAAYDKKLRKTKGVYYTPPQVVNFIVKSLNILIKKDFQIDNGFANKDKVRVLDFATGTGTFLLEILEEAFNDLPKGSGKKDSLIKHHILKNFYGFEYLIAPYTVANLKLSQFLKDQNYLLEDDDRFQIYLTNTLEPVNKQMNIPLLPSLSQESKAAQEVKDKPILVITGNPPYSGVSKNKGKWITDLIETYKYVDGSHFKEKKHWLGDDYVKFIRFAQWKMDQVEEGVVGIITNHRFLSNPTFRGMRQSLMQSFDQIYLLDLHGSNKPKEFAPDGSPDENVFDIEQGVAISFFVKKKGLDKKIFQSDLFGKRADKYDFCLENDIETVEWKEINPTSPFYLFIEDENDYREDYEKGLFLSQIFQKDVNGVQTSRDKFITDLELDPLRKRLQTFKDLNLSETEIKEKFKIKDTRGWKISKARESLNNLENWEEHFKLINYRPFDYRHIFYNSIMIDWPRTEVMKNMLHENIGICVGRAGQNVNASVEWNLAYISENIIDLNLFYRGGEVLYPLYIYSKPNGLFNNQKNSEFIKSENFTPDFRNKLNLKYDNPTGEEIIGYIYSILYSPIYRKKYRSFLDIDFPRIIFVEDKSQFYQLSKIGWDIINAHIFKKVPGYKEYPYGDFKGKGDDIASQRKFVINREDENGRIYI; from the coding sequence ATGAACTTCTTTCTAGATCCAAATAAAATTTCAAGGGTAAAGTCAATTATTGAAAACTTCTATAGCCAAACTCCTAAAGGAATTTCTTCTCCTAAGCAATTAGCAGAAGTATTAGCAATAAGAGCAAGATTCTTAAGAGACTTTTTAAATCAGGAATTAGAAAGGCAGGAAGTTGAGCATACTGAGGGGAGGTTATATGGATTGTACAAAACTTTTAAGAAAAATATATTCTCAGAATTAAGTACTAAGGAATTTTCTGATGCATTTTCTCAGACATTAGTATATGGTCTTTTTCTTTCGAAGTTAAATGCTGACACTAATGTTATAAATTTATACAATGCAAAAAAATACATATTACCAGCTTTTGGACTAATAAGTGAATTAGTTGATTTTCTAGATGTATTAGAAAAAAGAGAATATAAAGATTCAAAATGGATAGTTGAAGAGATTTTAAGCGTTATGAATACGCTCAATCTAGCAAAAATCATAAAGAATTTATCCTATGAAAAATTTAGAACTTCAAATTTATTTGATGAATCTAACATCTCTTATAAAGATCCTTATATATACTTTTATGAGCATTTTCTTGCGGCCTATGACAAAAAATTAAGAAAGACTAAAGGAGTATACTATACACCACCTCAGGTGGTCAATTTTATTGTCAAATCACTTAATATCTTAATTAAAAAAGATTTTCAAATTGATAATGGTTTTGCTAATAAGGATAAAGTTAGAGTCCTCGATTTCGCAACAGGAACAGGAACTTTTTTACTGGAAATTTTGGAAGAAGCTTTTAATGATTTACCCAAAGGAAGTGGGAAAAAAGATTCTTTGATTAAACACCATATATTAAAAAATTTCTATGGTTTTGAATATTTGATTGCTCCATATACTGTTGCTAATTTAAAACTGTCTCAATTCTTAAAAGACCAAAATTATCTTCTTGAGGACGATGATAGATTTCAAATTTATCTAACCAATACTCTAGAACCTGTAAATAAACAAATGAATATTCCATTACTTCCTTCTTTATCCCAAGAATCAAAAGCGGCGCAGGAAGTTAAGGATAAACCAATTTTGGTAATTACTGGAAATCCTCCTTATAGCGGTGTTTCAAAAAATAAAGGAAAATGGATTACTGATCTTATAGAGACATACAAATACGTTGATGGCAGTCATTTTAAAGAAAAAAAGCATTGGTTAGGTGATGATTACGTTAAATTCATAAGATTTGCACAATGGAAAATGGATCAAGTAGAAGAAGGCGTTGTTGGTATTATTACTAATCATCGGTTCCTATCTAACCCAACATTCCGAGGAATGAGACAATCTTTAATGCAATCATTTGATCAAATTTATTTACTGGATTTACACGGCAGTAATAAACCTAAAGAGTTTGCTCCAGATGGTAGTCCGGATGAAAACGTTTTTGATATAGAGCAAGGAGTAGCAATATCATTTTTTGTAAAGAAAAAAGGATTAGATAAAAAAATATTTCAATCAGACTTATTTGGAAAACGAGCAGACAAATATGATTTCTGTCTAGAAAACGATATAGAAACTGTTGAGTGGAAAGAAATTAATCCAACCAGCCCATTTTATTTGTTTATAGAAGATGAAAATGATTATAGGGAAGATTATGAAAAAGGATTGTTTTTGTCTCAAATATTCCAAAAGGATGTCAATGGTGTTCAAACTTCAAGAGATAAATTTATAACCGATTTAGAACTTGATCCATTAAGGAAAAGACTTCAAACATTCAAAGATTTAAATCTTTCGGAAACAGAAATTAAGGAGAAATTTAAAATAAAGGATACTCGTGGTTGGAAAATTTCAAAAGCTAGGGAGTCTTTAAATAACTTAGAAAATTGGGAAGAACATTTTAAATTAATCAATTATAGACCCTTTGATTATAGACATATCTTTTATAATTCAATTATGATTGATTGGCCTCGAACCGAAGTAATGAAAAATATGCTACACGAAAATATTGGCATTTGTGTTGGCAGAGCTGGACAAAATGTGAATGCTTCGGTTGAATGGAATTTAGCCTATATAAGTGAAAATATAATTGATCTTAATCTATTTTATCGAGGTGGCGAAGTTTTATATCCTCTCTACATTTATTCTAAACCCAATGGTTTATTTAATAATCAAAAGAATAGTGAGTTCATAAAATCTGAAAATTTCACTCCCGATTTTAGGAATAAATTAAACTTAAAATACGATAATCCTACTGGAGAAGAAATAATAGGGTATATATATTCAATATTATATTCCCCCATTTATAGAAAGAAATATCGATCATTTCTAGATATTGATTTCCCAAGAATAATATTCGTTGAAGATAAATCTCAATTTTATCAATTATCAAAAATTGGTTGGGATATTATAAATGCACATATATTCAAAAAAGTACCAGGGTACAAAGAATATCCTTATGGAGATTTCAAAGGTAAAGGAGATGATATTGCTTCACAAAGAAAGTTTGTAATCAATAGAGAAGATGAAAACGGTCGTATATATATATAA
- a CDS encoding ATP-binding protein, with the protein MSDEIEKIIDYESESHKLDFKEIEYSLGNNPKKNEILKDFSALANHPSNDEKLIIIGVIEENGLAKDFRNIDKVTDEAKYQQFIESNIEPKINFEYKSFNYKDYKLTYFRIFNNQNRPYLFKKELKRSTDKKVEFRAGDGYIRMGTSTRKLIRKDFDSIYNDKVKAKDRKSDLEINYETFNYDMDLEGHPVLEVHISNVSNKSIDIDIELRIKRDLKSYKISERSEILRKIEEKKYEGSSFGFGLHTQILPSLDITFEEKWDYYVIKMNPKTKKFPITLFQNQKEEEIFQKEIVVDFCEIDEIIADLIIRSDDFLEGPLKQELKFSI; encoded by the coding sequence ATGAGTGATGAAATTGAGAAAATTATTGATTATGAATCAGAAAGTCATAAGCTTGATTTTAAGGAAATTGAATATTCTCTTGGAAATAATCCTAAAAAGAACGAAATCCTAAAAGATTTTTCTGCATTAGCGAATCATCCTTCTAATGATGAAAAATTAATAATAATTGGTGTCATTGAAGAAAATGGATTAGCAAAAGATTTTAGAAACATTGATAAAGTAACAGACGAGGCTAAATATCAACAATTTATAGAAAGTAATATTGAACCAAAAATTAACTTTGAGTATAAAAGTTTCAATTATAAAGATTACAAATTAACCTATTTTAGAATATTCAATAATCAGAATCGTCCATATCTTTTCAAGAAAGAACTGAAAAGATCAACTGATAAAAAAGTAGAATTTAGAGCTGGAGATGGATATATTCGAATGGGAACTTCTACTCGAAAACTAATTAGAAAGGATTTTGATTCTATTTATAATGATAAAGTTAAAGCAAAAGATAGAAAATCAGATTTGGAAATTAATTATGAAACATTTAATTATGATATGGATCTAGAAGGACATCCAGTTCTAGAAGTTCATATATCGAATGTTTCAAATAAATCTATAGACATAGACATAGAGTTACGAATAAAGAGAGATTTGAAAAGTTATAAAATATCTGAAAGATCAGAGATTTTAAGAAAAATAGAGGAAAAGAAATATGAGGGTTCCTCATTTGGATTTGGATTACATACTCAAATTTTACCAAGTCTAGACATAACGTTTGAAGAAAAATGGGATTATTACGTTATTAAAATGAATCCCAAAACAAAGAAGTTCCCAATTACTTTATTCCAAAATCAAAAAGAAGAAGAAATTTTTCAAAAAGAAATAGTTGTTGATTTCTGTGAAATAGATGAAATAATAGCAGACTTGATAATACGCAGCGATGATTTTCTAGAAGGTCCTTTAAAGCAAGAACTTAAATTTTCAATATAA
- a CDS encoding porin family protein: MIQRFLLLLLITSLSITKSLSQNRTSLGVKVGVNFTGFHTGTSTYTGEFGLNAGLIVDHKISNFLSIQPELIFNEKAGNYTIPGNEMVIRATSKVKYIDIPIMAKINILESINFQLGPQVGFLVAEKTEYNSDVVETTPKVLDLALNGGFGYQIKRNIFLQARYSYGVKEIFENENYKNSVISLSIGYKFQN, from the coding sequence ATGATACAAAGATTTTTACTACTATTATTGATAACTTCCTTAAGTATCACAAAGAGTTTATCGCAAAATAGAACTTCATTGGGAGTAAAAGTAGGAGTAAATTTCACAGGTTTTCATACTGGTACTTCAACATATACTGGAGAATTTGGTTTAAACGCAGGTTTGATTGTAGATCATAAAATTTCAAATTTCCTGAGCATTCAACCAGAATTAATATTTAATGAAAAAGCAGGAAATTATACAATTCCAGGAAATGAGATGGTTATAAGAGCTACCTCTAAGGTTAAATACATAGACATTCCAATCATGGCTAAAATAAATATTCTAGAAAGTATAAATTTTCAACTGGGACCTCAAGTGGGGTTTCTTGTAGCAGAAAAAACAGAATACAATTCTGATGTAGTAGAAACAACCCCCAAAGTTTTAGATTTAGCTCTTAATGGCGGTTTTGGCTATCAGATTAAAAGAAATATCTTTTTACAAGCTCGATACAGCTACGGAGTTAAGGAAATATTTGAAAATGAAAACTATAAAAATTCAGTAATCAGCCTATCAATTGGCTATAAATTCCAAAATTAA
- a CDS encoding HNH endonuclease — translation MSKRKSLSKKVRFEVFKRDKFQCQYCGKSAPDIVLNVDHIDPVANGGSNDLINLITSCFDCNQGKKARLLSDDSVIKKQRKQLEKLQERREQLELMLEWKKSLTDLESDKIEIISDYWGSLMHPFSLNENGKKTLEKLIRKFSIEDVLEAIDVANEKYLKFDEEGEITKESVENAFNKVGGICALKNMPELKKKLAYIKGICRNRFSYWDNQKGSIILNNYVTALQNFGWSDEKITQDLEEEVMPRSIEANNWSQWKNLLESWTEDVNNWEKENLIPEAQNQQDEYSFETLEKHAEFHLKSIVDGIKAVIHIGAVFENFKTEEFLKFLKEDLNEILKLENEEEKVLMKFIFNSNSMNCVQISENEENSDNYGMLEKLQGIAIQEIETILNQYNLNGTYYSEKDKKILRFFYKQQQINIA, via the coding sequence ATGTCTAAAAGAAAATCTCTTTCAAAAAAAGTAAGATTCGAAGTTTTTAAAAGGGATAAATTTCAATGTCAGTATTGTGGTAAATCAGCCCCCGATATCGTGCTAAATGTAGATCACATTGATCCAGTAGCCAATGGCGGATCCAATGATTTAATTAATTTGATTACAAGTTGCTTTGACTGCAATCAAGGAAAAAAAGCAAGACTTCTAAGTGATGATAGTGTTATAAAAAAACAAAGGAAACAATTAGAAAAGTTGCAAGAAAGACGAGAGCAATTAGAGTTGATGTTAGAATGGAAAAAATCATTAACCGATTTAGAAAGTGACAAAATTGAAATAATAAGTGATTATTGGGGCTCTCTTATGCACCCATTTTCTTTAAATGAAAATGGAAAAAAAACTTTAGAAAAATTAATTAGAAAGTTTTCTATTGAAGATGTTCTGGAAGCAATCGATGTAGCTAACGAAAAATATTTAAAATTTGATGAAGAAGGCGAAATCACAAAAGAGAGTGTGGAAAATGCATTTAATAAAGTTGGAGGTATTTGTGCTTTAAAAAATATGCCAGAGCTAAAAAAGAAATTAGCTTATATAAAAGGTATTTGCAGAAATAGATTTTCATATTGGGATAACCAAAAAGGTTCTATTATTTTAAACAATTATGTTACTGCTTTGCAAAATTTCGGCTGGTCTGACGAGAAAATTACACAAGATTTAGAAGAAGAAGTAATGCCGAGAAGTATAGAGGCTAATAATTGGTCTCAGTGGAAGAATCTTTTGGAAAGTTGGACAGAAGATGTGAACAATTGGGAAAAGGAAAATTTAATTCCAGAAGCCCAAAATCAACAAGATGAATACTCTTTCGAAACATTAGAAAAGCACGCTGAATTTCACCTAAAAAGCATTGTAGATGGGATCAAAGCAGTAATTCATATTGGGGCTGTTTTTGAAAATTTTAAAACAGAAGAATTTTTAAAGTTTTTAAAAGAGGATCTAAACGAAATATTGAAATTAGAAAATGAGGAGGAAAAAGTTCTTATGAAATTTATTTTTAATTCTAATTCAATGAATTGTGTTCAAATTTCTGAAAACGAAGAAAACTCAGATAATTATGGTATGTTAGAAAAATTACAAGGTATAGCAATACAAGAAATAGAAACTATACTGAATCAGTATAATTTAAATGGAACCTATTACTCTGAAAAGGACAAAAAAATACTTCGTTTCTTTTACAAGCAACAACAAATTAACATTGCCTAA
- a CDS encoding DUF4105 domain-containing protein encodes MRKIIIFIFLITQFCFSQNAPEISILTCYPGEEVYSVFGHSAIRIVDNDKDIIYNFGMFDFDTPNFTLKFVTGRLKYQLGIQETANFIKIYSDENRKVSEQRLKLQKQQKNELIEKLNFLYRPENRYYTYSFKEKNCSTEIRDLLIENGVKFPKANLEKSNRDLINSHLITKPWLRFGTNLMLGKSLDEKSNKFQSMFLPKYLEQEINNSTINGQKLVKSGKSLNNVKSKEESELYKWTSPIVIFSILLIIYLFTFYKPLETIFSLCIGTIGLILLLMWIFSEHPEVKNNLNILWANPLYLIYIPLKNNEQLKKYIAYILITLLVISILIWITNYQSFDVGIIPVLLILTIMNVRYIKTGYNIGSSQITGIIKKV; translated from the coding sequence TTGAGGAAAATAATCATATTTATATTTTTAATAACTCAATTTTGCTTTTCACAAAATGCTCCTGAAATCAGTATTTTGACTTGTTATCCTGGCGAAGAAGTTTATTCAGTTTTCGGACATTCAGCAATTAGAATTGTAGATAACGATAAAGATATTATATACAATTTTGGAATGTTTGACTTTGATACACCAAACTTTACTTTAAAATTTGTTACTGGTCGGTTAAAATATCAATTAGGCATTCAAGAAACCGCCAATTTCATCAAAATTTATTCAGATGAGAATAGAAAAGTATCAGAACAAAGATTAAAGCTTCAAAAGCAACAAAAAAATGAATTAATAGAAAAACTAAACTTCCTTTACAGACCTGAAAACAGATATTACACATACTCTTTTAAAGAAAAAAATTGTTCTACTGAAATTCGTGATCTATTGATAGAAAATGGAGTGAAATTTCCCAAAGCGAACTTAGAAAAAAGCAACAGAGATTTAATAAATTCTCATCTGATAACAAAACCGTGGCTTCGGTTCGGAACCAATTTGATGTTAGGAAAATCATTAGATGAAAAAAGCAATAAATTTCAAAGTATGTTTCTTCCCAAGTATTTAGAACAAGAAATTAATAATTCTACAATAAATGGTCAAAAGCTAGTAAAGTCAGGAAAATCTTTGAACAATGTGAAATCTAAAGAAGAAAGTGAATTGTATAAATGGACTTCGCCGATTGTAATATTTTCAATTTTACTAATAATTTATCTTTTCACATTCTATAAACCATTGGAAACAATTTTTAGTTTATGTATAGGTACTATTGGATTAATATTACTACTAATGTGGATATTTTCAGAACATCCAGAAGTAAAGAATAATTTGAACATTTTATGGGCAAATCCATTATATCTAATTTATATTCCACTTAAAAATAATGAGCAATTAAAGAAGTACATAGCTTACATATTGATTACGTTGCTCGTCATAAGTATTTTAATTTGGATTACTAATTATCAATCATTTGACGTAGGAATAATTCCAGTACTTTTAATTCTAACTATAATGAATGTTAGGTACATTAAAACTGGCTACAACATCGGTTCATCGCAAATAACGGGTATTATCAAAAAAGTGTAA
- a CDS encoding S41 family peptidase, with amino-acid sequence MKKFLVFIFIIICAFNCNAQKLNTSQDSIKVFYDELFSIMENEYLYKDNVNWKEIEPKVRKNLKEYSDFNSSLDEVATLFNLINADHCKVYYNQNTYSGNFETPTQKDFSEQWVKKYSTEPNFEVKVLDNEYGYILLPGMMFEDVSSKNIHKLSQPMYDEIYNIKSSKNIKGWIIDLRFNTGGNITPMLLALYDFLGDNDVWGVLDINKKKVTNVKLLNGKYINNSKKSSYIKPKGMLLDEAKVAIITNLATGSSGEVTALAFKGRKNVNFIGEKTNGKTTTNTLANLPFGAYMALTVGYDCDRNGNFYEQIIPDVKVSKQDNFENLLLDRNIQEAIEFISRGE; translated from the coding sequence ATGAAAAAGTTTTTAGTGTTTATATTTATTATAATCTGTGCATTCAATTGTAACGCACAAAAATTAAATACTTCTCAAGATAGCATTAAAGTCTTTTATGATGAGCTGTTTTCTATTATGGAAAATGAATATTTATATAAAGACAATGTAAATTGGAAAGAAATAGAACCAAAAGTTCGGAAAAATTTAAAAGAATATTCAGATTTCAATAGTTCATTAGATGAAGTGGCAACTTTATTTAATCTTATCAATGCAGACCATTGTAAAGTTTATTACAATCAAAACACCTATTCTGGCAATTTCGAAACACCAACTCAAAAAGATTTTAGTGAACAATGGGTGAAAAAGTACTCGACTGAACCAAATTTTGAAGTTAAAGTACTAGATAACGAATATGGATATATACTGTTGCCAGGAATGATGTTTGAAGATGTTAGCTCGAAAAACATTCATAAACTATCACAACCGATGTATGATGAAATTTATAATATCAAGAGTTCAAAAAATATTAAAGGTTGGATTATAGATTTACGATTTAATACGGGTGGTAATATTACACCTATGCTTTTAGCATTATATGATTTTCTAGGTGATAATGATGTTTGGGGTGTACTTGATATTAATAAAAAGAAAGTTACGAACGTAAAATTATTAAATGGAAAATATATAAATAATTCTAAGAAAAGCTCTTACATAAAGCCAAAAGGAATGTTGCTTGATGAAGCTAAGGTTGCAATCATAACCAATTTAGCTACAGGTAGTTCAGGTGAAGTAACGGCACTAGCTTTTAAAGGAAGAAAAAATGTGAATTTCATAGGAGAAAAAACGAATGGTAAAACAACAACGAATACGCTTGCTAATTTACCATTTGGGGCATATATGGCTTTAACCGTTGGGTATGATTGCGATAGAAATGGGAATTTTTATGAGCAAATCATTCCAGATGTCAAAGTTTCAAAACAAGACAATTTTGAAAATTTACTTCTAGATAGAAATATTCAAGAAGCAATAGAATTTATATCAAGAGGAGAATAA
- a CDS encoding tetratricopeptide repeat protein: MIKYKLLIIIFPLFLGCEFSNNTNSFSGENYQKSGNDIISFKKDNEFGFKEGSKVQKLNSKGVDLGIKKKYQEAEKVLKKALLEEPKNPIILNNIGLTYYNRGIYNTAIKYFNQSLMFSDSTSIMAATNLGLTYYDQMDYARALEIMNFSLSKQNGDNVEKLTVRLNRIMVNIELEDCDEIFADRKAIEYLRHNNELGDYAAYLEEVDEQLFKLCTTTVHRQ; encoded by the coding sequence TTGATTAAATACAAGCTGCTAATAATTATATTTCCACTCTTTTTAGGTTGTGAATTTTCAAATAATACAAATAGTTTTTCCGGAGAAAATTATCAAAAATCAGGAAATGATATTATTTCTTTCAAAAAAGATAATGAGTTTGGTTTTAAGGAAGGCAGTAAAGTCCAAAAATTAAATAGTAAAGGAGTTGATTTAGGTATAAAGAAAAAATACCAAGAAGCAGAAAAAGTTCTGAAGAAAGCTCTTCTTGAAGAACCGAAAAATCCAATAATTCTAAACAACATTGGATTAACATATTATAATCGAGGTATATATAATACTGCAATAAAATATTTTAATCAATCTTTAATGTTTTCTGACTCTACAAGCATAATGGCCGCAACAAATCTAGGTTTAACTTACTATGATCAAATGGATTATGCAAGAGCATTGGAAATAATGAATTTTAGCCTTTCAAAGCAGAATGGCGATAATGTAGAAAAACTTACTGTAAGACTGAATAGAATAATGGTGAATATTGAATTAGAAGATTGTGATGAAATATTCGCAGATAGAAAAGCTATAGAATATCTACGTCATAACAACGAATTAGGAGATTATGCCGCTTACCTTGAAGAAGTAGATGAACAATTATTTAAACTGTGCACAACAACGGTTCATCGCCAATAA
- a CDS encoding type II toxin-antitoxin system RelE/ParE family toxin, which produces MIKSFADKEADKIWNGTQSRKLPANIQNVARRKLRMVNNAQNINDLRIPPANHLEKLSGNLEGFHSIRINKQWRIMFKWKNDNAFEVQIVDYH; this is translated from the coding sequence GTGATTAAATCTTTTGCAGACAAAGAAGCTGACAAAATTTGGAATGGAACCCAATCAAGAAAGCTTCCTGCTAATATTCAAAACGTAGCTAGAAGAAAACTAAGAATGGTAAATAATGCTCAAAATATAAATGACTTAAGAATTCCTCCAGCTAATCATTTGGAAAAGCTGAGTGGAAATTTAGAAGGTTTTCATAGCATTAGAATTAATAAACAATGGAGAATAATGTTCAAATGGAAAAATGACAATGCTTTTGAGGTGCAAATTGTTGACTACCATTAA
- a CDS encoding HigA family addiction module antitoxin, producing the protein MKKLENIHPGEILKEEFLDPMEITAYRLSKETFIPQTRISEIIKKKRRITDDTALRLSKYFGTTAKFWLGLQDDYDLEEERFLKEKEFNNIKPLENNAA; encoded by the coding sequence ATGAAAAAACTTGAAAACATACATCCTGGAGAAATCTTAAAAGAAGAGTTTTTAGATCCGATGGAAATTACAGCATACCGACTTTCCAAAGAAACATTTATCCCGCAGACAAGAATAAGTGAAATCATTAAAAAGAAAAGAAGAATAACTGATGATACAGCTCTTCGTCTTTCAAAATATTTTGGAACTACTGCAAAATTTTGGTTGGGATTGCAAGATGATTATGATTTGGAAGAGGAAAGATTTTTAAAAGAGAAAGAGTTTAATAACATAAAGCCGTTAGAAAATAACGCAGCCTAA
- a CDS encoding IS110 family transposase, whose translation MKNYQEVIGIDVSKNKLDAYAYNRSSHREFSNDVKGYKALLQWANGKEQKVFFCFENTGHYSLKLALYLSSKKQVYVQENPVVIKRSSGVIREKNDVVDAMMIARYGWLHREELSPSELKDNELLEVGRLLALRDQLVRSRTGLKNTLSELKKLLSSSSTDTCCKTLVSSITHLTSQINKIEKQLKSLIKTSEALSQNYKLITSLKGVGLVVGAQLLYHTNNFERFNSWRQFSSYCGTAPFGHSSGSSIHKKRKCHPMGDRQMKSLLSMAACTAIQYDSELRQYYKKKREEGKLKMIALNNVRNKLLSRVFAVVKRGTPYVELQRFAA comes from the coding sequence ATGAAAAATTACCAAGAAGTAATCGGAATTGATGTTTCAAAAAACAAGTTAGATGCCTATGCTTACAATCGTAGTTCCCATCGGGAGTTCAGTAATGATGTGAAGGGTTATAAAGCCTTGTTGCAATGGGCTAACGGTAAGGAACAAAAAGTGTTTTTCTGTTTTGAGAATACCGGTCATTATTCCTTGAAGTTAGCGTTGTATTTATCTTCAAAGAAGCAGGTATATGTACAGGAAAATCCTGTAGTAATCAAACGTTCTTCCGGAGTGATCAGAGAGAAGAATGACGTGGTAGATGCCATGATGATCGCCAGGTATGGCTGGCTTCACCGTGAGGAACTTTCACCGAGTGAGCTGAAAGATAATGAACTATTAGAAGTAGGCAGGTTGCTGGCTTTGCGTGATCAGCTGGTTCGTAGTCGTACGGGATTGAAGAATACCCTTTCAGAGCTGAAAAAGTTGCTCAGCAGCAGTTCTACAGATACCTGTTGTAAAACGCTTGTAAGCTCTATTACTCACCTGACTTCTCAAATAAATAAAATAGAGAAGCAACTAAAATCACTGATAAAGACTTCTGAGGCATTATCGCAAAATTATAAGTTGATCACTTCTTTAAAAGGTGTTGGTTTAGTTGTAGGCGCCCAGTTGCTTTATCACACCAATAATTTTGAACGCTTTAATAGCTGGCGCCAATTCTCCAGTTATTGTGGGACGGCTCCCTTTGGTCATAGTTCGGGAAGCAGTATTCACAAAAAGCGAAAATGCCACCCGATGGGAGATCGGCAAATGAAGAGCCTGCTTAGCATGGCGGCCTGTACAGCCATTCAATATGACAGTGAATTACGGCAATATTATAAGAAAAAGCGGGAGGAAGGTAAGTTAAAGATGATTGCGCTAAACAATGTCCGCAATAAACTGTTATCCAGAGTGTTTGCAGTGGTGAAGAGAGGAACGCCTTATGTGGAATTACAAAGATTTGCAGCCTGA